A genomic window from Solanum dulcamara chromosome 11, daSolDulc1.2, whole genome shotgun sequence includes:
- the LOC129872566 gene encoding uncharacterized protein LOC129872566, with translation MIEDGRYEQYPWGKIAFSKLIKGMRQEFSNAKQMYRLGGIPYALNVWIYECASQVPSEIAVRVGNKIPRILNWRVVSVKPKFKTFMSTIFSEYPCSNIVQSQHEMESIVIHGSQQKSEASTSAAKVNFRKPHEVPGFEDFSTTSPIELLKKFSHVADTSSPPPSKRMKTSPTKEPIQVETDNMHKDFIPPNESEKHVSPDNVPGAKSVVDRKFERLENKIDSNHIDLLKVIDSMANRMTGTSSQVKTDDFNQTFHVVEQQKAPTGLEVYNFVNKSDPPQQNDQSNVQEDIKGPEPSTMIKQMENISEQNISADVPELFDQQVSSNTLKNTGKKDGRVADDKTDKVEEQVEEIEKEKIKPSTSESNTSASFSTETLDVIDALIYGLPLPAMPLTVVSHEQVQDECLLRDSQLPTTLPSKANVLSDDAKTPF, from the exons atgataGAAGATGGTAGGTATGAGCAATATCCATGGGGGAAAATAGCATTttcaaaattgataaaaggaaTGCGTCAGGAGTTTTCAAATGCCAAACAAATGTATCGTCTAGGCGGCATACCATACGCTCTGAATGTTTGGATATATGAATGTGCATCTCAAGTTCCCTCTGAAATTGCTGTAAGAGTGGGTAATAAAATTCCTAGAATTCTTAACTGGCGTGTTGTCTCCGTGAAGCCAAAATTTAAGACCTTCATGTCTACCATCTTCAGTGAG TATCCATGCTCCAACATTGTCCAATCTCAACATGAAATGGAATCTATTGTCATTCATGGCAGCCAACAGAAATCTGAAGCTTCAACATCGGCTGCCAAGGTCAATTTCAGAAAACCTCATGAAGTCCCCGGATTTGAGGACTTTTCAACAACATCACCcatagaattattaaaaaaattcagtCATGTCGctgatacatcttctccacctcctTCCAAAAGAATGAAGACTTCCCCTACTAAAGAgccaattcaagtagaaacagACAACATGCACAAGGATTTCATACCACCAAATGAATCAGAAAAGCATGTTTCTCCTGACAATGTACCAGGGGCAAAGTCAGTT gtTGACCGAAAGTTCGAGCGTTTGGAgaataaaattgattcaaatcacATTGATCTTTTGAAAGTCATCGACAGTATGGCGAACCGAATGACTGGCACATCATCTCAAGTTAAAACAGATGATTTTAATCAAACATTCCATGTGGTTGAACAACAAAAAGCACCTACTGGATTGGAGGTGTACAATTTTGTAAATAAATCTGACCCACCCCAACAAAATGACCAATCTAATGTCCAGGAAGATATTAAG gGACCTGAACCATCCACCATGATAAAACAGATGGAAAATATATCAGAACAAAACATTTCAGCAGATGTTCCAGAATTATTTGATCAGCAGGTTTCTTCtaatacattaaag AATACTggaaagaaagatggaagagTAGCCGATGATAAAACTGACAAAGTAGAAGAGCAAGTTGAggagattgaaaaagaaaaaatcaaaccaagcaCATCGGAATCCAATACTTCAGCATCATTTTCGACCGAAACTCTGGATGTGATAGATGCTCTAATATACGGACTTCCATTACCAGCCATGCCATTGACAGTTGTTAGTCATGAGCAAGTTCAGGATGAATGTCTATTACGCGATAGCCAGCTACCAACCACTCTTCCATCAAAAGCCAATGTATTGTCTGACGATGCGAAGACACCATTTTGA
- the LOC129872930 gene encoding biogenesis of lysosome-related organelles complex 1 subunit 2 — MEQDHLAESLNDLFTNVSTMIRGELQETNNALELVEKMNTRVAEEYKGFGDVASGLRIFVEQLKSKSGSFDEYVQQIDTIEQQVTEFEAVILMLDKYVSLLESKVQSAYQIPPP; from the exons ATGGAGCAGGACCACTTGGCTGAGTCGCTCAATGACCTTTTCACAAATGTTTCCACGATGATTAGAGGCGAACTGCAG GAAACTAACAATGCACTTGAACTTGTGGAGAAAATGAATACAAGAGTTGCTGAAGAATATAAAGGCTTTGGAGATGTGGCTTCAGGATTGAGGATCTTTGTGGAGCAATTGAAGTCTAAGAGTGGCAGCTTTGACGAGTACGTTCAACAGATTGACACAATTGAACAGCAAGTTACAGAATTTGAAGCTGTAATTTTGATGCTTGATAAGTATGTCTCACTGCTGGAATCCAAAGTGCAATCTGCTTACCAAATTCCTCCACCATGA
- the LOC129874818 gene encoding GDSL esterase/lipase 7-like, producing MEKFLVLIIVVLVYVESSKSEIPLAPALYVFGDSIFDSGNNNVLPTLAKADFKPYGSNFNGGRATGRFTNGKTVADFIAEFLGLPFSPPYLSLRGSLKLTGLNYASGSCGILPYTGNFIGKCLHISEQVDLFERTVERELGRQFDDPEEFSSYLSRSVFLVSTGSNDYVNNYLQPNFYGTSKQYTPHSFAKLLIDALSQQLQRLYRLGARKVIMFEIGPIGCIPSFTKWLSPNGRCNEEYNGLAVIFNSQLSDMLKNLTSTLKDSAFILGHAHWLGYDAITNPSTYGLMDPTSPCCITWRNGTSACIPELLPCRDANKHYFWDGYHLTETLYRVIATKCFNGTSVCIPKNIKELVED from the exons ATGGAGAAATTCTTAGTCTTGATTATAGTAGTGTTGGTGTATGTTGAATCCTCAAAATCAGAAATTCCTCTAGCACCAGCACTCTATGTATTTGGGGATTCAATATTTGATAGTGGAAATAATAATGTTTTGCCAACTTTAGCTAAGGCTGATTTCAAACCATATGGTTCGAATTTTAATGGAGGCAGAGCTACTGGAAGATTTACAAATGGGAAAACTGTTGCTGATTTTATTGCTGAATTTCTTGGATTGCCGTTTTCTCCACCTTATTTGAGTTTACGAGGATCATTAAAACTCACTGGATTAAATTATGCATCTGGATCCTGCGGTATTTTACCTTATACAGGAAACTTCATC GGGAAGTGCCTGCATATTTCAGAGCAAGTTGATTTATTCGAACGAACGGTGGAGCGAGAATTGGGTAGACAATTTGATGATCCTGAGGAGTTTTCCAGCTATCTGTCGAGGTCGGTTTTTCTCGTGTCTACAGGCAGCAATGACTATGTAAACAACTATCTACAGCCAAATTTTTATGGCACCAGTAAACAATATACTCCTCACTCATTTGCCAAACTTCTCATTGATGCACTTTCTCAACAACTTCAG AGGTTATATCGACTAGGAGCAAGAAAGGTAATAATGTTCGAGATAGGTCCAATTGGTTGCATTCCATCATTTACAAAGTGGCTTAGTCCCAATGGACGTTGCAACGAAGAATATAACGGTCTAGCAGTAATCTTCAATAGCCAGCTTAGTGACATGCTCAAAAATCTCACTTCCACCCTTAAAGACTCCGCCTTTATTCTTGGCCATGCTCACTGGCTCGGCTACGACGCCATCACCAATCCTTCTACTTACG GTTTAATGGATCCAACAAGTCCATGTTGCATCACTTGGAGAAATGGGACATCAGCTTGCATACCAGAACTTTTGCCGTGCCGCGACGCAAATAAACACTACTTTTGGGATGGTTATCATCTTACTGAAACCTTATATAGGGTTATTGCTACTAAATGTTTCAATGGGACATCTGTTTGTATtcccaaaaatattaaggaacTTGTGGAAGATTGA